The region CCTCGGGGCCGATGCTCAACGCGATGCCGCACACCGGGTCAGACCCCCATCTCGGCCTCGTAGGCCCGGCGTAGGCGACGCCGGGCGGTGGGCGCGAGACAGAGGTGCCACGCCTGCCCCTCGTCGATCACGTTCAGCTCTCCAACCTTCTGGCGGTTGAGCAGCAGTTCCGCCAGGGTGTCCCGCGCGCCGAAACGCTCGAACCAGGCCAGCTCGACGTCGACGGAGTAGCCGAGGCAGTGCCCACTGGGCAGCATCGCGGCGTAGCCGAGGCGGCGCAGCCGGTATTGGTGTTCGGCACTGCGGACGAGACTGGTGACCCACAGCGGTGGGGTGGCCGGCGGCGCGGCGGCGGCGAACTCCCGCCCGATGTCGTTGAGCAGCGCCACCACCTCTCGCCGGGCCCGGCGGAAGAGCAGCCCGGCCGTACGCGGGGTGAGGTCCGGCCGGAGACGACGACGCAGCCCGCGCGCGGCCCGACCGATCATGGTGGCGGGCTGCTCCTGGTAGCGGAAGCGCAGCAGGTCCCGGCGGCGCAGCCACTCCAGGTCGACCAGTTCGGCACTGCCGTTGACCTGGTCGTCGGTGACGAACGTCGGCGCGTCCTGCCACCACAGCACGTCGATGCGCGAGAGCAGGTAGATCCGTACCAGCGCGGTCAGGTCACGCGCCGAGGTGCGCTCGTTCGGCTGGTAGCGGGCCATTTCCAGCAGCAGCGTCTCGCGGGCGCCGATCAGGCCCTGCGGGGTGGAGTCGAGAACCGCGGCGAGCGCGGGCTCCCGCAACCGCTCGTCGATGAGCACCTGTCGGGCCCGGGTGCTCGTCGCGTCGGCCAGGGCGCCCACCTCGACCAGCAGTTCGGCCACGGCGGCCCGGTAGGCGGCCAGGTCGGGCTCGGCGGTGGGGAGGCGCCGGGGGGTGGCGCCGGAGGGTCGACGTCGGTTCGGGGCGGTGGGCGACACGGGCGGACCGGGCTGCTGTCCCGGACTACGGCTGGGCACTCGCATGACGGGGTCCTTCCTCCGGTCACGACATTGGGTGTTCGCCCTGAAACACACCGTAATCATCGGGACCGGAACGGACCGAACAATCCTCCTATCTCCCCCCGAACGGAACGCGGGCCGAGCAGTCGGGGTGATCCTCGGGTTGACGCTTTGGAGCTGATGTCGCCAACGAATCAACGCCGCCGGCTCCGTCTTCCCGGGACGGCCCGCCCGGGAGACCCCGCCCGAGCGCGAGCCCGGAGCCCGAAGCCCGAAGCCCGAAGCCCTGAGCCCTGAGCCCTGAGCCCTGAGCCCTGAGCCCGGAGCCCTGAGCCCGGAGCCCTGAGCCCGGAGCCCGGAGCAAGCGGCCCTGTGATGTCACAAACGATTCAGCTCCAAAGGCACCGACCAACACACCACCCATCACCCGCCGGGCCGTCTCGCGTGAGCCCGAGCACGGCCCACCGACGGGCCGCAGCGCATGAGGCATGCCCAGCCCGCCACCTCCCGCCGAGCGCCCGGCCGCCGCCGTCAGTCGCCGTCCGCCGGCACCAGGTCCTGCACCTCGGCGTACGTCGGCAGTTCCGCCGGCGCGGTGAGTACGCCGGCGCGGATCGCCTCGGCGGCGGTCACCGCGGCGCCCAGCGCGGCCCGGAACAGCAGGGAGCCGGTGCTGACCCGGGCCACCCCGGCCCTGCCCAGTTCGGTCAGTCCTGGTCCGCCCGGTTGGTACAGCGCGTTCACCGGCGCGTCGAATCGCTCGGTGAGCACGCGCAGCGTCGCCTCGTCGAGGAGGCCGGGCACGAAGATTCCGTCCGCGCCGGCCGTTCGGTAGGCGTGGGCGCGGGCGAGGGCCTGCGGCAGCGGGTCGGCCACCGGAAGCCACCACGTGTCGGTGCGCGCGTTGACGAACAGGTCCGGCACCGCCGCCTTCACCGCCGCGATCTTGTCGGTCACGCTCTCGGCCTCGGCGAGGGTGCCGTCCGGTCGCCCGTCCTCCAGGTTGATCCCGACCACGCCGAGCCCGGCCAACTCTGCCACGTACCCGGCGACCTCCGCCGGGTCGTCGCTGAACCCGGCCTCCACGTCGACGCTGAGCAGCACCGGCAGCCGGGCCAGCCGGCGGGCCAGGGTCAGGGTCTCCTCGGCGGTGGCCGCCGCGCCGTCGGGAAGTCCGGCGGTCGCGGCGACGCCGAGGCTGGTGGTGCCGATCGCCGGATGGCCGCGCGCGGCGAGCGCCGCCGCCGAGGCGTGGTCCCAGGCGTTGGGCAGCAGCAGGGGGCGGCCGGCGTGGTGCAGGGCGTGGAACGCGGCACGGCGGTCGCTCATCGGACGCTCACCTCCAGGTTGGTCGGAACGCGCAGGGTCGGGTGCGGTTCGTGGCGCAGCGGGGCCGGGGTGCGCCGGCAGCGTTCCCACAGCACGTCGAGCACCCCGGCGGCGAGGGCCAGGGCGTGCCGGTCGCCGGGGCAGCCGCGTTCCCCCGTCCCGAAGGTCAACAGGCTGGCACCGGGCCGACCGGGCCGGAACGCGTGCGGTTCGGGGAACGCCCGCGGGTCGCGGTTGGCCGCGTCGAAGCGCAGCAGCACCGGGCTGCCGGCCGGCAGATCCCGTCCACCCAGTCGCACGCCGGTCGTGGTGACGCGCCGGGTCGCCCGCACCGGCGGGTCGAGGCGCAACACCTCGGCCAGCAGGTCGGCGGTCTCCGCCGAGACCGGCGTTCGCGGGGCGACTGGGGGCCGCAGGTGGTGGGCGGCGGCGCCGATCAGGCCGGCGGTCGCGTCGCACGCCTGGACGAGCAGACCGATCAGGTTCGCCTGCGCTTCTGGCGGGCCGTCCGGCGCGAGCGCCAGCAGCGTCGCCACCGCCCGGTCGGCCCGCGTGGTCAGCGCCGGGTCCACCCCCGGGTGGTACGCCGTCGCGACGACCGCGACCGCCGTTCCGGCGGCTGCCGGATCAGCGAAACCGAGGCGATCGGCCAACGCCCGCAGCGGCACCGGCCGGGCCAGTTCCCGCATCACGTCGAGGCGGTCGCCGGCGCGGTCGAGAACGGTAACGGTCAGCCGCGCCGCGTCGTGTCGCAGGTCGTCCGGGTCCAGCGGGGTCAGCGCCGTCACGACGATCGCCCGCCGCTGGGCGTGGTGTCGCGGTGGACTGAACCGGCTGACCGTGCCGCGCAGCCAGGCGAGGGTGCCGGGCGAACCGGTGTCGACGGCCGGCATCTGGAACGCCGGGCAGGTCAGCGCCGCCCGCACGTCGGCGTGCCGGGTCACCCACCAACCGCGTTCCGGTTCGAACGAGGGCGGCCCACACGCCGGCGTTCCCGGGGCGGGCGGGATGTGCGGCCAGTTGTCAGTCACCGCCCGACCGTAGGGCGCGAACCGTTCGCCCCGCGCCGAACGATGCCGGCGCGGTCACCGCTGCTCGCCCGTCAGGCACGGCCACTCGTGGGCGCCGGGGCTACTGGCGGGTGGAGGGCGTGTTCGGGGATGGCCAGGGCTGCGGCCAGGCCAGGGCGGCCGGCGGGAGTGACACGGACGGCGCGGCCGGTGCCCTGGCTGATCCAGCCCAGGTCGCTGAAGCGGCGGCAGAGTGCGGCGCCGAGCGCACCGGCCAGGTGTGGGCGGCGTTCGGTCCAGTCCAGGCAGTCGCGGACCACCGGACGCCGGGCGGCGCGCAGCACGTCCACCGGTACGCCGAGCCCGGCCGCCCAGGCCCACCCGTCGGGTGTCACCGCCAGTCCGCTGGACCGGTCGAGTCGGCGCGCGGCCAGCAGCGCGTCGTACATCAGCACGCCCAGCCGCCCGGCGAGGTGGTCGTAGCAGGTCCGGGCGTACGCCAAGGCGGCGGTGGCGGTCGTCGCACGCAGCGACCCGGTCGGGGTGGGCGTGGCCGGGGCGTGGCCGGCCAGGTCCTCGATCAACTGGGCCACCGACGGCCCGGCCAACCGCAGGTAGCGGTGCCGGCCCTGCCGTTCCTCGACGAGCAGCCCACCGCGGACGAGTCGGGTCAGGTGGTCGCTTGCCGTCGACGGGGCGACACCGGCGCGCCGGGCCAGCTCGCCGGCGGTCCACGCCCGCCCGTCGAGCAGCGCCAGGCACATCCCGGCGCGGGTGCCGTCGGCCAGCAGGGCCGCCAGCTCGGCCATTGCCTGGCCCTCTCCACCACTCATGACGCCATCATCGCCCTCGGCACCGCGACGACCTCAGCGGAGCCGGGTGAGCGGGGACACCGTCCGGTCCGTGTCGTCGTAGCTGCGAGCGCCGTCGAACGCGCCCGCCGGGCGCTGGCCGCCCGCGACGGCCCGGGCCAGCCGCAGGTCCGCGTTGCGGAACCGGAGCGCCAGGCTCAGGTGCGGCACCCACGCACCCGGCGCATGCCACGGACGCTGCCCCTCGGTGTCGCCGAGGACGTCCCAGACGGCGGCGTGCAGCGCGGTCAGCGGCGGGGTGGGTCGGACGAGCCAGACCAAGGGAGCGCTGCCGTCGAGGACCACGACGCGGTCGAGGGTCACCGGCACCGGCAGCGCGTCGTCGAACAGCTCGGCCAGACGGCGCGCGACGCCGGGCGGAAGATCGTCCACCGCGGCGAGGGTGAGGTGCGGCCGGTTGGTCGGATGGATGTTGCGGGCCAGGCTGGGCAACCCGGCGGCGGCCAGACGGCCCCAGACCGCCCGGACCGCGACCTCCAGGCCGGACGAGCAGACCAGTTCCACCGTACGCACCCCGCCACGTTACCGGGGGTGGCACTCATGTGGCGGTCGGCGCAGCGGCCCAGACGGCGTGATGAAAGGCTTGGCACATGAGTTCCGCACCTGCACAGCACGACGCACTGTCCGACGCCACCCCCGCCGGCACCGACGAGGTGAACGCCTTCACCGAGCTCGGGCTGCGCGCCGAGCTGCTGGGCGCGCTGTCCGCCCTCGGCTACGAGGAGCCGACACCCATCCAGCGGGAGGCGATCCCACCGCTGCTGGAGGGTCGCGACCTGCTGGGCCAGGCCGCCACCGGCACCGGCAAGACGGCGGCGTTCGCGCTCCCGCTGCTGAACCTCATGACCGCCCACCGCCGTGGCGGCGATCCGGTCGCGCTGGTGTTGGTGCCGACTCGTGAGCTGGCCGTGCAGGTGTCCGAGGCGTTCCACCGCTACGGCAAGGACCTGGGCGCCCGGGTGCTGCCGATCTACGGTGGGCAGCCGATCGGACGGCAGCTGCGGGCACTCGACAACGGCGTGGACGTGGTGGTGGCCACCCCGGGACGCGCCCTCGACCACATCGCCCGGGGCACCCTGCGCCTCGGTGGGCTGGCCACGGTGGTGCTCGACGAGGCCGACGAGATGCTCGACATGGGCTTCGCCGAGGACATCGAGGCGATCCTGGAGCACGCTCCGGCGCAGCGTCAGACGGTGCTGTTCTCGGCCACCATGCCCTCGCGCATCGACGGGATGGCCCGGCAGCACCTCCGCGAGCCGGTCCGGATCGAGATCGGCCGGGAGCAGCCGGTCGCGGGTGAGGCGCCCCGGGTGCGGCAGAGCGCGTACATCGTGACCCGCGCGCACAAGCCGGCCGCACTGGGTCGGGTGCTGGACGTCGAGTCGCCCACCGCCGCGATCGTGTTCTGCCGCAGCCGGGAAGAGGTCGACCGGCTGACCGAGACGATGAACGGCCGGGGCTACCGCTCCGAGGCGTTGCACGGTGGCATGAGCCAGGAGCAGCGCGACCGGGTGATGGGCCGGCTGCGGGCGGGCACCGCCGACCTGCTGGTGGCCACCGACGTGGCGGCCCGAGGGCTGGACGTCGAGCAGCTCACCCACGTCGTCAACTACGACGTACCGTCCGCCCCCGAGTCGTACGTGCACCGGATCGGCCGGGTGGGCCGGGCCGGCCGCGAGGGCGTGGCGATCACCCTCGCCGAGCCGCGCGAGCACCGGATGCTCAAGACCATCGAGCGGGTGACCGGCCAGCGGATCACCATCGACAAGATCCCCACCGTGGCGGACATGCGGACCCGTCGGTTGGAGCTGACCCAGGGGGCGCTGCGCGAGAGCCTGCTGGAGGACGACCTCGACCCGTACCGGGTGATCGTGGAGACGCTGACCGACGAGTTCGACCTGATGGAGGTCGCCCTCGCCGCCGTGAAGCTGGCCCACGAGGTGACGTCGCCGGGCTCCGACGACGAGCAGGAGATCCCGCAGGTTCCGGTACGCGGCCCCCGGGAGGGTCGACCGGAGTCCGGCGGCCGGGGCGGCGATCGGCGGGGCGGAGGGCGTCCACGTTCCGGCGGTGGCAACACCGTCCAGGTCTTCGTCGGCCTGGGCCGGCGCGCGGGGGTGCGCCCCCAGGATCTGGTCGGCGCCATCACCGGCGAGACCGGGATCCGCGGCCGGGACATCGGCTCGATCGAGATCGCCGACCGGTTCTCCCTGGTGGAGGTACCGCAGGGGGTGGCCGACGAGGTGATCTCCGGGCTGCGGCAGAGCACGATCAAGGGCCGCAAGGCGACCGTGCGCCGCGACCGCGGCGGCGACGAGCGCTGAACACGCCGCCGGCGACCGCCGGCCTGAACACGCCGCCGGCGACCGCGGGGGTACGACGGTCGCCGGCGCGCCGGGTCAGAAGGGGTACGGCCCGAAGCGGCCCCACGCCACCACGGCGGCGAGCACCAGCAGCACCGCGCAGGTGATCGCGCCCTGGATCTCCGTGCGACGCCCCTGCGGGGTGTCCTGCTTCTTCCGGTCGCGCAGGTGCACCAGGATGCCCCCGATCATGACGATGACCAGCCCGGTGGCGGCCAACGGCGTGAGCACGGTGGCGATGCCGGTCAGTGGGGGCAGCACCAGCCCGACGGCGGCCAGCAGCTCGACGGCACCGAGCGCCTTGACCTGGGTGGGCGGGACCGGGTCCACCCACCGCATCAGTTCACGCAACTTGTCCTTGGGCTGCGTCAGCTTGGCCGCGCCGGCGCCGGCGAAGACGACGGCGAGCAGGATCTGGATGATCCAGAGCACCAGGTTCACGGGGTGTTCCTCCTGGGGGACGCCTCGCGGCGAAGAGGTAGTTGAGGGCTCAAGCGAGACAGTAGACCTCCCCGCGCGTACACAAGGGAACCCCCGCCGTCAGAAACGGCGGGGGTTCTCCGCGTTCGGAGCGTCAGACGGTGAAGAGCGCCGGACCGTCCAGCGCCGGGACGTCGGCCGGGGTCAGTGCCAGGGCGAGCACGTCGGCCACGTCGGCCAGGGTGTGCACGGTCAGCGCCTCGCGCACCTCGGTCGGCAGGTCGTCCAGGTCGGGCTCGTTACGCGCCGGGATGATGACCTCGGTGAGGCCGGCCCGGTGCGCGGCGAGCAGTTTCTGCTTCACCCCGCCGATCGGCAGCACCCGGCCGGAGAGCGTCACCTCACCGGTCATCCCGAACTCGGGGCGGACCGGCCGGCCGGTGACCAGCGATGCCAGGGCGGTCACCATGGTGATGCCGGCGCTCGGGCCGTCCTTGGGCACCGCGCCCGCCGGGAAGTGGACGTGGATCCGGCGTCCCGCCAGGGCGTTCGGGTCGATGCCGAACCGTCGCCCGTTGGAGCGCAGGTACGACAGCGCGATGTGCGCCGACTCCTTCATCACGTCGCCGAGCTGGCCGGTCAGGGTCAGCCCCGGCTCGCCCTCCATGCTGGTCGCCTCGATGAAGAGCACATCCCCACCGGCGCCGGTGACGGCGAGGCCGGTCGCCACGCCGGGCACCGCGGTGCGCTCGGCCGACTCCGGGGTGAACTTCGGTCGCCCCAGGTAGCCGGTGAGGTTGTCGGTGTCGACGCGTACCGGCGACGGGTCGGTCGCCAACGTCACCGCCACCTTGCGCAGGATCTTGGCCAGGCCCCGTTCGAGCTGCCGGACGCCGGCCTCCCGGGTGTACTCCCCGGCGATCAGCGCGAGCGCCTCGTCGGCGATCTCCACCTCGTCGGCGGTCAACCCGGCCCGCTCCCGCTGCCGGGGCAGCAGGTGGTCCCGGGCGATGGCGACCTTCTCGTCCTCGGTGTAGCCGTCCAGCATGACCAGTTCCATCCGGTCCAGCAGCGGGCCGGGGATGGACTCCACCACGTTCGCGGTGGCCAGGAAGAGCACGTCGGACAGGTCGAGGTCGACCTCCAGGTAGTGATCCCGGAAGGTGTGGTTCTGCGCCGGGTCGAGCACCTCCAGCAGGGCGGCGGCGGGGTCACCGGCGTAGCCGGCGGCCAGCTTGTCCACCTCGTCGAGGAGCACGACCGGGTTCATCGAGCCGGCCTCGCGCAGCGCGCGGACGATCCGGCCGGGCAGCGCGCCCACGTAGGTGCGCCGGTGACCGCGGATCTCCGCCTCGTCGCGGACACCGCCGAGCGACACCCGGACGAAGTTGCGGCCGAGCGCCCGCGCCACGGATTCGCCGAGGCTGGTCTTGCCGACCCCGGGAGGACCGGCGAGGGCGAGCACCGCGCCGGAGCCGCGTCCGCCGACCACGCCGAGGTTGCGCTCGGCCCGCCGGTTGCGCACCGCCAGGTACTCCAGGATGCGGTCCTTCACGTCGGCCAGGCCGGCGTGGTCGGCGTCGAGCACCGCCCGGGCCGCGGCCAGGTCGGTGTTGTCCTCGGTACGCGTACCCCACGGCATCTCGAGCACGGTGTCCAGCCAGGTGCGGATCCAGCCCGCCTCCGGGGAGGCGTCACTGGCCCGCTCCAGCTTGCCGACCTCGCGCATGGCCGCCTCGCGGACCTTCTCCGGCAGCTCGGCGGACTCGACCCGGGACCGGTAGTCGGCGGAGCCGTCCGGCTCGTCCTCGCCCAGCTCCTTGCGGATCGCGGCGAGCTGTTGGCGCAGCAGGAACTCCCGCTGGGACTTCTCCAGCCCCTCGCGGACGTCACTGTTGATCTGCTCGGTGACCTCCTGCTCGGCCAGGTAGTCCTTCACCCAGCCGACCAGCAGCTCCAGTCGGGAGGTGACGTCCGGCGCGGCGAGCAGTTCGGTCTTCTGCTCCAGGGTCAGCCAGGGCGCGTACCCGGCCGAGTCGGCCAGCTCGGAGAGGTCGGTCATCCGCTCCACCGCGTCGATGACCTGCCAGGCGCCCCGCTGCTGAAGCACCGAGGTCACCAGGGCGCGGTACTCGCGGGCGAGTTCCCGGGCCCGACCGGCGTAGGCGGGTTCGTCGAGTTCGGTCGCCTCGACCCAGAGGGCGGCGCCGGGGCCGGGCACTCCGGAGCCGATCCGGGCCCGGGACAGGCCACGGATGACGGCGGCGGGCTCGCCCTCGGGCAGCCGGCCGACCTTCTCGATGGTGGCGACCACGCCGACCGGGCCGTACTCACCGTCGATCCGTGGCACGGCGAGCAGCTTGCGGTCGCCGGTCGCGCGAGCGGCGTCGATCGCGGCCTGGGTGGACGGGTCGAGGGTCACCGGGATGACCATCCCGGGCAGCAGCACGGCGTCGGTCAGGGGAAGTACCGGAAGAGTTGCCATCGAACACCTGCCATCACGTTGAGTTGAGCGTGTCTGGCTCAAGTAACAAAGCGTTCCCCTTGTTCCGGTCTGTGACCCACGCCACTGTAGGACCCGGTCCGACATCGCCGACGAACTCCACCTGTCCGAGCGGACGGTGAAATGAATGACCGCCGGGCACGTTCGGGTTCCCACCGGGGCGGAGGCGGCGGCCATCTCCGGGCGCACCGGCCTGCTCGGCGAATGAGGCCACTTCATCGCCCCGATTCACGGTTTTGCTGGGTAACGGAATCGCGACGCGCCGAATGAATGGGACGCATATTGTTGCGGATTACCGGGGTGATAGGTCAGACTTTGGACACATCCCGCCGCACACAGGGAGTAATCGGCAATGGCGAGAAAAGTAATCACGGTCCTGACCGACGACCTCGACGGTGGGAAGGCCGATCGGACGGTCGAGTTCAGTCTCGACGGCGTCGCCTACACGATCGACGTCTCGGACGAGAATGCAGGCGTCCTGCGCAAGGCGCTGGATCCGTACATCAATGCGGGTCGTCGGATCGGGCGCGGCCCGGTGGAGGGCACCCGCTCAGCCCGGCGTCCAGGGCGACCCGCCGGCGCGGGAATGGATCGCGAGCAGAACCGAGCAATCCGGGAATGGGCCGTCAAGAACGGCTACAAGATTTCGGAACGGGGTCGGATCCCGGTCGAGGTCGTCGAGGCGTACAAGAACCGCTGACGCACGAGGCGACGACGGGGCCCTGCCGGAAACGGCGGGGCCCCGTCGACTTGTCCGGGCGTCGGGACGACGCGGCGGCCGGTCACCCAGGGGTTGTCGCCCCGGGTGACCGGCCGCCGTTGGCGCGTCCGCTCAGTTGACGGTGATGCGCACCGAGTCGAACGCCGGGGTCTGGTTGGCCCGCTCCATCATCGGCAGACGGTGTGACCCGTCACCGGCCCAGACGGAGCACTGCGCGGTGCCCGACTCCGGCAGGCCCGGAACCTGGATGGTCACCTCGTCGGGCTGGGCCCCACCGCGGCCGTCCTCGGTCGCGACGAAGAACGCGGGCACCTCCTGCGGCTCCGGCGGGGTGGTCAGGCTGTCCAACATCCGGCACGCGGTGTGGAAGTGACCCCGGACCAGGCCCTGGGCGTTGAGCAGCGAGCTCTCCACGTAGTAGCCCCCCTGACCGGCCGCCAGGAAGCGGTCGCGGACCAGGTTGCGGGTGCTGACCCGCAGGGTGAAGGCCTGGTTCTGGCCGACCTGCTGAGGGAACTGGGTGATGAGCAGCGACGGGTTGTTCGCCGCGGCGCCGACCTCACCGAACTCGGTGCTCACGCAGCGGTTGCCGGTCTGGAAGCCGTCGTGCGGCTGGAGGCGGCTCTCTTCGCAGTCGTTGGCCAGCACGCCGAGACCGGCGCCGGGGGCGTTGCCGCCGTTGTTCCCGCCACCGTTGTTGCCACCTGGGGTGGTGCTGGGGGTGGTGCCGCCGCCGTTGTTCCCGCCACCGTTGTTGGTCGGCTGCACCGTGCACGTGGCGAGTTCCGCCAGACCCTGCGGTCGGGGACCGACACGGTCGATAGCGGTCGTGATCCGGTCCAGCACCGCCCGCCGCTTGCCGGCCAGCGGCTGCAGGATCGCGTTGCGGATGAACGCCTCCCCCTTGTTGCCC is a window of Micromonospora sp. WMMD961 DNA encoding:
- a CDS encoding DUF5715 family protein, producing the protein MRVPSRSPGQQPGPPVSPTAPNRRRPSGATPRRLPTAEPDLAAYRAAVAELLVEVGALADATSTRARQVLIDERLREPALAAVLDSTPQGLIGARETLLLEMARYQPNERTSARDLTALVRIYLLSRIDVLWWQDAPTFVTDDQVNGSAELVDLEWLRRRDLLRFRYQEQPATMIGRAARGLRRRLRPDLTPRTAGLLFRRARREVVALLNDIGREFAAAAPPATPPLWVTSLVRSAEHQYRLRRLGYAAMLPSGHCLGYSVDVELAWFERFGARDTLAELLLNRQKVGELNVIDEGQAWHLCLAPTARRRLRRAYEAEMGV
- a CDS encoding isocitrate lyase/phosphoenolpyruvate mutase family protein — its product is MSDRRAAFHALHHAGRPLLLPNAWDHASAAALAARGHPAIGTTSLGVAATAGLPDGAAATAEETLTLARRLARLPVLLSVDVEAGFSDDPAEVAGYVAELAGLGVVGINLEDGRPDGTLAEAESVTDKIAAVKAAVPDLFVNARTDTWWLPVADPLPQALARAHAYRTAGADGIFVPGLLDEATLRVLTERFDAPVNALYQPGGPGLTELGRAGVARVSTGSLLFRAALGAAVTAAEAIRAGVLTAPAELPTYAEVQDLVPADGD
- a CDS encoding cytochrome P450, encoding MTDNWPHIPPAPGTPACGPPSFEPERGWWVTRHADVRAALTCPAFQMPAVDTGSPGTLAWLRGTVSRFSPPRHHAQRRAIVVTALTPLDPDDLRHDAARLTVTVLDRAGDRLDVMRELARPVPLRALADRLGFADPAAAGTAVAVVATAYHPGVDPALTTRADRAVATLLALAPDGPPEAQANLIGLLVQACDATAGLIGAAAHHLRPPVAPRTPVSAETADLLAEVLRLDPPVRATRRVTTTGVRLGGRDLPAGSPVLLRFDAANRDPRAFPEPHAFRPGRPGASLLTFGTGERGCPGDRHALALAAGVLDVLWERCRRTPAPLRHEPHPTLRVPTNLEVSVR
- a CDS encoding winged helix-turn-helix domain-containing protein encodes the protein MSGGEGQAMAELAALLADGTRAGMCLALLDGRAWTAGELARRAGVAPSTASDHLTRLVRGGLLVEERQGRHRYLRLAGPSVAQLIEDLAGHAPATPTPTGSLRATTATAALAYARTCYDHLAGRLGVLMYDALLAARRLDRSSGLAVTPDGWAWAAGLGVPVDVLRAARRPVVRDCLDWTERRPHLAGALGAALCRRFSDLGWISQGTGRAVRVTPAGRPGLAAALAIPEHALHPPVAPAPTSGRA
- a CDS encoding 2'-5' RNA ligase family protein translates to MRTVELVCSSGLEVAVRAVWGRLAAAGLPSLARNIHPTNRPHLTLAAVDDLPPGVARRLAELFDDALPVPVTLDRVVVLDGSAPLVWLVRPTPPLTALHAAVWDVLGDTEGQRPWHAPGAWVPHLSLALRFRNADLRLARAVAGGQRPAGAFDGARSYDDTDRTVSPLTRLR
- a CDS encoding DEAD/DEAH box helicase — protein: MSSAPAQHDALSDATPAGTDEVNAFTELGLRAELLGALSALGYEEPTPIQREAIPPLLEGRDLLGQAATGTGKTAAFALPLLNLMTAHRRGGDPVALVLVPTRELAVQVSEAFHRYGKDLGARVLPIYGGQPIGRQLRALDNGVDVVVATPGRALDHIARGTLRLGGLATVVLDEADEMLDMGFAEDIEAILEHAPAQRQTVLFSATMPSRIDGMARQHLREPVRIEIGREQPVAGEAPRVRQSAYIVTRAHKPAALGRVLDVESPTAAIVFCRSREEVDRLTETMNGRGYRSEALHGGMSQEQRDRVMGRLRAGTADLLVATDVAARGLDVEQLTHVVNYDVPSAPESYVHRIGRVGRAGREGVAITLAEPREHRMLKTIERVTGQRITIDKIPTVADMRTRRLELTQGALRESLLEDDLDPYRVIVETLTDEFDLMEVALAAVKLAHEVTSPGSDDEQEIPQVPVRGPREGRPESGGRGGDRRGGGRPRSGGGNTVQVFVGLGRRAGVRPQDLVGAITGETGIRGRDIGSIEIADRFSLVEVPQGVADEVISGLRQSTIKGRKATVRRDRGGDER
- a CDS encoding DoxX family protein, coding for MNLVLWIIQILLAVVFAGAGAAKLTQPKDKLRELMRWVDPVPPTQVKALGAVELLAAVGLVLPPLTGIATVLTPLAATGLVIVMIGGILVHLRDRKKQDTPQGRRTEIQGAITCAVLLVLAAVVAWGRFGPYPF
- the lon gene encoding endopeptidase La; its protein translation is MATLPVLPLTDAVLLPGMVIPVTLDPSTQAAIDAARATGDRKLLAVPRIDGEYGPVGVVATIEKVGRLPEGEPAAVIRGLSRARIGSGVPGPGAALWVEATELDEPAYAGRARELAREYRALVTSVLQQRGAWQVIDAVERMTDLSELADSAGYAPWLTLEQKTELLAAPDVTSRLELLVGWVKDYLAEQEVTEQINSDVREGLEKSQREFLLRQQLAAIRKELGEDEPDGSADYRSRVESAELPEKVREAAMREVGKLERASDASPEAGWIRTWLDTVLEMPWGTRTEDNTDLAAARAVLDADHAGLADVKDRILEYLAVRNRRAERNLGVVGGRGSGAVLALAGPPGVGKTSLGESVARALGRNFVRVSLGGVRDEAEIRGHRRTYVGALPGRIVRALREAGSMNPVVLLDEVDKLAAGYAGDPAAALLEVLDPAQNHTFRDHYLEVDLDLSDVLFLATANVVESIPGPLLDRMELVMLDGYTEDEKVAIARDHLLPRQRERAGLTADEVEIADEALALIAGEYTREAGVRQLERGLAKILRKVAVTLATDPSPVRVDTDNLTGYLGRPKFTPESAERTAVPGVATGLAVTGAGGDVLFIEATSMEGEPGLTLTGQLGDVMKESAHIALSYLRSNGRRFGIDPNALAGRRIHVHFPAGAVPKDGPSAGITMVTALASLVTGRPVRPEFGMTGEVTLSGRVLPIGGVKQKLLAAHRAGLTEVIIPARNEPDLDDLPTEVREALTVHTLADVADVLALALTPADVPALDGPALFTV
- a CDS encoding Lsr2 family protein, whose translation is MARKVITVLTDDLDGGKADRTVEFSLDGVAYTIDVSDENAGVLRKALDPYINAGRRIGRGPVEGTRSARRPGRPAGAGMDREQNRAIREWAVKNGYKISERGRIPVEVVEAYKNR